The genomic interval TTCTAATGTCTGTTTTACAGCATTGGACTTCGAAGGCGCCTTTTTGGCGTTCTGATTGTATGTCGTCGGCCGTGCATAGCAGGTGCCACAGCTGCCCTCTGCAGTGTTGCTCCAGAAACACAATCCAACCCAGAGAGAGCAGGGACACGAAGCCTGCCAGAGGGCATTGCTGTGGCTGACATAGCCAGTGAGGACTGTGCTGCGTGtgcctttccctgtgctgcGTGCAGGAAGGTTGGCACTGCTGGGCTAGGCTTGGCTTATTTGGCTTGCCCGTCACTGCTTGCCTGCCACGACCATCAAGAGAGTGTCTCTTCAAGAGCCAAGCATGCGCGTGCTGCCTCTAGTGGTTGCGTTCTCTGTTGTGTGTCTCTTTATTGGGCAGGAGCAGGTGGCAAAGGGCTGCCGAGAGCAGGGCGGCAGTGACCTTCGCAAAGAGGTAGCGCCGCCACGCTTGGTTTTTCCTGTGAGCTGTTAGCAGGCAGAGCCGGGAGCCaggcgctgctgcctgccacggGGCCTGCCCACCCTCATCGCGCAAAGGGAGCATTCCACGGGGCTCTGTGGGGGCTGTGCgatcccagctcctgcctcccgtcctgcttggaacccctcctgttgcccccctccccgcagagGCCACCACGCCCAGCCCCGTGGCAACCAGCCACTCTGTGACATCACCCCCGGGGCCAAGGGCATCCTGGGCACCGCGAGTTCGGGGGGCAGTATGTTGGCGGCTGCACTGGCGGTGACAAGCCCTcctccttgcagctgccacGTGTCACTGGCAGGGATGGATTTGCTGCgcctcctcctcatcctgctggccatgtgctGTCCTGCGTACGGcacatgggacagctgtgggtaagtggcccgaggctctgggagggagcTTGGGCAAGCCCTTGTGGGCTTGGCTGGAGGGCAGCCAGTGTGGGAGGCTCATTTCCTTGCCAGCACGCAGGCTGTTGGCAGTACTCACCTACGGGGCTAaagcagaaagaggcagggTGTGGACACACACGTGCCCCACaggcttccccagccctgctggccaggcagcgccttgtggggagggaagacggCTGACCGTGAGCCGTAGGGGCGCCAGCCATCCAGCAGGACACTAAGGAGTTTCTCTTTACAGAGGGACCTGCGGGCTCCGGCCCATGGCTTTTCAGTACGGCATGTCGCGCGTcgtgggtggcacagatgcccaggcaggggcctggccctggatcgTCAGCATCCAGAATCCCTGGCAAGCGGGCACGGGTCATACCTGCGGAGGCTCCCTCATCAGCGCACAGTGGGTCCTgacagcagcccactgcttcatcgAGGCCAGGTAAGGCGCCACCGGGAACGCGCATAGCCCCACAACACTAGCGCTTGCCCCGTGCGCAGCAGCACGGGCTACTCCCGCCCCGTTTCCTCGCAGGACACCCAGGGCCTGGGTGCTCCTGGAGCCTAAGGCACGCGAGGCCAGTCACACCCTCCCGAGCgctgctctcctctctccctcgtCAAGCGGAAGGCAGGGCAacggctgggctgctgcagcacgtggctgtgctccctctgaGTCCTCTCCCCATTTGCCTTCCAGCTACATCACCATGTGGCGCGTGGTGATCGGTGCCACCCGGCTGACTCAGCTGGGCCCTGAGGCCCAGGTGCGCAACATCAAGCGGCTGCTCCTTCACCAAGGCTACAGTAACATCACGCAGAGGAacgacattgccttgctggagctggaccaGCCTGTGCAGTGCAACGCCTACGTTCAGCTTGCCTGCGTGCCCGATGCCTCGCTGAGAGTCTCGCAGCTGAAAAACTGCTACATCAGCGGCTGGGGTGCCACGACTGCAAGATGTGAGTACCGCGGAAGTACTCGTGTGCCGAGCGCAAGCTTGGCACGCTCGGGGCCATTGCTTGGGCTTCCTGACAGCAGAGGCCAGAGCCCGAGTCAGCCTGCGGGGACGTATGCCTCTTGAGAGATGGGCCTGAGCCCTTTCCCCAGAGCAAGGCGGAAGGCAAATGCCGCTATAACGCCTCTCAGGATGCAAAGCCAAGCGCGGGCGAGGCAAGGGATTCCgccaggcaggggaggagaagtgccagtgagctgctgcttgctaaTTCCTTCCTGTGCTCACAGCTGGACGATCAACggatgtgctgcaggaggcccaggtccGCCTCATTGATGTCAACGTCTGTAACAGCAGCCGGTGGTACAGAGGGGCCATCCACACGCACAACGTCTGTGCTGGCTATCCGCAGGGCGGCATTgacacctgccaggtaggagcgTGCTACGAGCCAAGCCCCGtagcacaggcagccccgccacaCGCAACTACGCCAACATGGCCCGGCATGTGCTTGGCCTGGCCAGTGCCCCTCCCACTTCAGGTCCCCACCGCCGGGGGGGCTTATACCCCCTTCCCCATCGGCAGGCCCCTGCCCAGTGCCCCTCTTGTCCCAGAGGCATGGCACTCTGCCCAGAAAGCCCTCCTAGTGTTCctggcagcccacagctcccCATCCCAAGCCTGCCACAGCTCTCTTCCACACACCCACCATCACCGTGCAGTGAGGAGAGCCAGCCCCACCTTACAAGCCCACCACCCCTTCCCAGGCAAGGCTCGCTCGACACAGCCTCGCTCTGCAGGGAACACAGCTCCGGCAGGTGCCGTCAGAGAGAAGGAGCCAACCCCCGTGCTGACGGTGGCCACCCAACAACCCCTttgtcctctctcctcctctgcagggggacagcggtgggcctCTCGTGTGCCAAGACAGCAGTGCAgactacttctggcttgttggtGTCACCAGCTGGGGGAGAGGCTGTGCCCGAGCCAGGCAGCCCGGAGTCTACACCTCCACTCAGCACTTCTACGACTGGATCCTGCTACAGATGGGCCTGCGCCCAGCAGTGAGGGCTACTCCAACAGCACGCGCTTGGagtcattttgtcaccacctcAAGCCCCGTTCCGAGGCCAAGGCCCACAGCAGCGCAGTCGGGCAGCTCCTGCCCGTTTccagtccagaagctgctggacttctttagccggctgcaggagctcctgcactACCTAAGGGGAAAAACGGTGTGAGCAGCAGGACAAACGGCacgcagggcaggctgcagtgtgccaCCACCGTTTCCTTTGGGGCAATGCCTGCCGATGCAAAGGCCACCTCAGCgtcaaagggctgctcctccctGCGCCCGTGCCTCGGGACGCACACACCTGATGAGGCTGACCACgtgcttgaaataaaatgtttcgGTGCTCACAGCAAACCAGGCTTCAGCTCAAGTCAGTCTCCTGTGCGAGGCAAGGACTTCCACGCCCGGCACCTGCCAAGcgaggcaggctgcaggcagacaagGCGGGCACAAAGGGAAAGAGTCCCTGCAAAGGGCTGAAAGTGGGCCTgctcagggaggagggggaggctgcactgggggaggaagggaacacAGGTCATCACGGGCTGGAGGGCTTggggaaaggagctggaaaCACAGAACGTCTTTGGCCAGCTCCTGGTGGGATCCCGCTGCGCTTGTGGATGAGCCACAAGTGACCTTGAAACTGGACTCTCGTGACCCAGGACAGACGCGTCTGGAAAGACCCAAGGGTTGCACTGAGGATTTGGGGAAGGAGCTTGCCTTCGAGCCCCACATATGCCACAGACTTCATTTCCATCCTGTGTCGcggtttaaccccggccggcaaccaaACGCTACCGGCAACCAAAcgccacgcagccacttgcgcactcccccccccccccccggtggggtggggaggagaatcagaaagcaatgtaaagctggagggttgagataagaacaatgtaataatttaaacagaagaaagagtgaagaacaacagtaacaataccaagaagaagaagaagaacaacAATAACGATTaggatggaaaggtggggggaaagggtaaaatcaaaaggaagggaaaaggaaaaaaaggaaatgatgcccagtacaactgctcaccacccgctgaccgatgcccagccagtccctgagcaagaATCCCCCCGccagctaaccctccaagtttctataccaagcatgacgtcccacgGGATGGAATACCTCtgtggctggttcaggtcagctgacctggctgtgtgccttcccagtctcttgtgcccctccagcattctggctggcaaggcccaagaaaccaaaaaggcCTTGACTTAGCAGAAACGCTAGGCAGCAACAACCGAAAACATCAGTGCGGctaccaacattgttctcacatcatagccaaaacacagcacttcactAGCTAcgaagaagaaagttaactccatgccagctgaaaccaggacacggGGCCATCTCCTACTCGGCATGTGCTGCACAGGTCTTTGTAGCCTTCTTGATTGGTGCTGACGTGCGGAATCAAACTCTACAACTCAAGGAGGGTTAtcaagcaggtatgtttatcGGGGCTCCGGCTGcaagggggatcgctcctcctcACTTGCACACCCAGGGCTTAAGTAAGCAGATCCCTATTACACAGAAGCATACATATTCATTAGATTCCCAAGAAAAGGCGGGGTTATTACCATTCGGTCCAGGAACTCAGTATCATAAGCCTCCTCACTCTGGCGCGGGTGCATTGACACCTGCTGGTCCTGGGCTGGGCTCTCTGGGAGGAAGGCTCGCACCCTTCCTCAGGATGTACTTTTCCCTTTGGCGCGCAGTGCTGAGAAGCCCACACCAGCAAGCGCAGAGCCAGGTTGTACTGGTTCTCTTCCCGGCTCGTACATCTTGCAGACAACATAGTTCTTGCTTACAACGTAGCTAGTCGATCGGTATCGACACGTGCAGACCGTAGTGTCCTTGTTAGTCAGTCTGTTAAACACAAGTGCTGAAGCACCAGTTGCAAGGTCTGCATATTTACCGAATGATTTTCAGCTTGAACTATCTCCGTGCAGAGTCTTTACTTCTGAGCGTCATGGCCTGTGACCGCCTTGCTGCCATCCGAAAAGCCCTGCACACTGGGACCCTCCTAGGtggcagagcttgtgtccacacggcagcagctgccttgggcCAGGGGGttgctcagcccagcagcaccagcaagtGTGGAATTGAAACCGGGAGCGAAGCCGCTAAGACAAAACCAGTATCCTATGAAGTTGGAATCCTGGCTCGGGCTGGAGCCTAGAAGTCATAATTGCCTAAAACAGGGGTTGTTGCAAAGCCACATGCCCAGGAGCAGCATGTAGTACAACATCTAAGGGCTGTTAATGAGATAGCGATTGACCAACACCCGGTGCTGCCTAATCCTCCCACTTTCTTAACAGCGACAGGGGATTCTAATGTCTGTTTTACAGCATTGGACTTCGAAGGCGCCTTTTTGGCGTTCTGATTGTATGTCCTCGGCCGTGCATAGCAGGTGCCACAGCTGCCCTCTGCAGTGTTGCTCCAGAAACACAATCCAACCCAGAGAGAGCAGGGACACGAAGCCTGCCAGAGGGCGTTGCTGTGGCTGACATAGCCAGTGAGGACTGTGCTGCGTGTGCCTTCCCCTGTGCTGCGTGCAGGAAGGTTGGCACTGCTGGGCTAGGCTTGGCTTATTTGGCTTGCCCGTCACTGCTTGCCTGCCATGACCATCAAGAGAGTGTCTCTTCAAGAGCCAAGCATGCGCGTGCTGCCTCTAGTGGTTGCGTTCTCTGTTGTGTGTCTCTTTATTGGGCAGGAGCAGGTGGCAAAGGGCTGCCGAGAGCAGGGCGGCAGTGACCTTCGCAAAGAGGTAGCGCCGCCACGCTTGGTTTTTCCTGTGAGCTGTTAGCAGGCAGAGCCGGGAGCCaggcgctgctgcctgccacggGGCCTGCCCACCCTCATCGCGCAAAGGGAGCATTCCACGGGGCTCTGTGGGGGCTGTGCgatcccagctcctgcctcccgtcctgcttggaacccctcctgttgcccccctccccgcagagGCCACCACGCCCAGCCCCGTGGCAACCAGCCACTCTGTGACATCACCCCCGGGGCCAAGGGCATCCTGGGCACCGCGAGTTCGGGGGGCAGTATGTTGGCGGCTGCACTGGCGGTGACAAGCCCTcctccttgcagctgccacGTGTCACTGGCAGGGATGGATTTGCTGCgcctcctcctcatcctgctggccatgtgctGTCCTGCGTACGGcacatgggacagctgtgggtaagtggcccgaggctctgggagggagcTTGGGCAAGCCCTTGTGGGCTTGGCTGGAGGGCAGCCAGTGTGGGAGGCTCATTTCCTTGCCAGCACGCAGGCTGTTGGCAGTACTCACCTACGGGGCTAaagcagaaagaggcagggTGTGGACACACACGTGCCCCACaggcttccccagccctgctggccaggcagcgccttgtggggagggaagacggCTGACCGTGAGCCGTAGGGGCGCCAGCCATCCAGCAGGACACTAAGGAGTTTCTCTTTACAGAGGGACCTGCGGGCTCCGGCCCATGGCTTTTCAGTACGGCATGTCGCGCGTcgtgggtggcacagatgcccaggcaggggcctggccctggatcgTCAGCATCCAGAATCCCTGGCAAGCGGGCACGGGTCATACCTGCGGAGGCTCCCTCATCAGCGCACAGTGGGTCCTgacagcagcccactgcttcatcgAGGCCAGGTAAGGCGCCACCGGGAACGCGCATAGCCCCACAACACTAGCGCTTGCCCCGTGCGCAGCAGCACGGGCTACTCCCGCCCCGTTTCCTCGCAGGACACCCAGGGCCTGGGTGCTCCTGGAGCCTAAGGCACGCGAGGCCAGTCACACCCTCCCGAGCgctgctctcctctctccctcgtCAAGCGGAAGGCAGGGCAacggctgggctgctgcagcacgtggctgtgctccctctgaGTCCTCTCCCCATTTGCCTTCCAGCTACATCACCATGTGGCGCGTGGTGATCGGTGCCACCCGGCTGACTCAGCTGGGCCCTGAGGCCCAGGTGCGCAACATCAAGCGGCTGCTCCTTCACCAAGGCTACAGTAACATCACGCAGAGGAacgacattgccttgctggagctggacc from Falco biarmicus isolate bFalBia1 chromosome 3, bFalBia1.pri, whole genome shotgun sequence carries:
- the LOC130145541 gene encoding acrosin-like; translation: MWRVVIGATRLTQLGPEAQVRNIKRLLLHQGYSNITQRNDIALLELDQPVQCNAYVQLACVPDASLRVSQLKNCYISGWGATTARCEYRGSTRVPSASLARSGPLLGLPDSRGQSPSQPAGTYAS